From the Heptranchias perlo isolate sHepPer1 unplaced genomic scaffold, sHepPer1.hap1 HAP1_SCAFFOLD_1388, whole genome shotgun sequence genome, the window GGGGTCTACACTCGGGTGTCCCGCTACCTGGCCTGGATCGACCGAGTCATCTCCGCCCGCCCCTAGAATGGAACTCAGTTCCCCCCCAATCcaccaaactgtggggactcgtCAGGCTAAATCTAACAGTCAGGTTTATTTACAGATTATACAGAGGAAATGGCAAATTATCACGTTCCCTCTCTCCCAAACTGCGGGGGCTCCtcgcctccccccaaactgtgggggctcctcgcctcccccccgaactgtggggactcctcgccTCCCCCCGAATTGCGGGGGCTCCTCGCCTCCCCCCGAACTGCGGGGACTCCTCGCCTCCCCcgaactgtggggactcctcaccctcccaaaCTGCGGGGACTCCTCGCCTCCCACCGAActgcggggactcctcaccccctccccaaactgcGGGGAATCCTCGCCTCCCCCCAAACTGCGGGGACTCCTCGCCTCCCCCCGAActgcggggactcctcaccccctccccaaactgcGGGGACTCCTCGCCTCCCACCGAACTGCGGGGACTCCTCGCCTCCCCCCAAACTGCGGGGACTCCTCGCCTCCCCCCAAACTGCGGGGACTCCTCGCCTCCCCCCAAACTGCGGGGACTCCTCGCCTCCCCCCGAActgcggggactcctcacccccccccaaactgcgGGGACTCCTCACCTTCCCCCAAACTGCGGGGACTCctcgcctcccccaaactgtggggactcctcacctccccccaaactgtggggactcctcacctcccccaaactgtgggaactcctcacctccccccaaactgtggggactcctcacctccccccaaactgtggggactcctcacctccccccaaactgtggggactcctcaccttcccaaattgtgggactcctcaccctccaaaACTGtgggaactcctcacctccccaaactgtggggcgcctcacccccccaaactgtggggactcctcacctccccgcaaACTGTGggaactcctcaccccccaaaactGTGggaactcctcacccccccaaactgtggggactcctcacctccccgcaaACTGTGGGCACTCCACACACCCAATCTAAGGGGACTTCTCAGGCTAAATCAAATTATCGGATTTATTTACAAAGAATAAGATTACACGGAGGTAATGCAATACAATGCTTGACTTGCCATCTTCGTCTCTCTAATAGAACACTGTAAGCTGTTCCAAGCATAATAAAATATTCAAACTCCTTGTGAACTTTCTGGAATGTCTGCCAGGGCGACTTTGAGAAATAAAGGGGGATTGATGTATTTCCATcaagggcagcgctccctcagtactgaccctccgacagtgcggcgctccctcagtaccgaccctccgacagtgcggcgctccctcggtaccgaccctccgacagcgcggccctccctcagtactgaccctccgacagtgcggcgctccctcagtaccgaccctccgacagcgcggcgctccctcagtaccgaccctccg encodes:
- the LOC137308774 gene encoding nascent polypeptide-associated complex subunit alpha, muscle-specific form-like gives rise to the protein MANYHVPSLPNCGGSSPPPKLWGLLASPPNCGDSSPPPELRGLLASPRTAGTPRLPRTVGTPHPPKLRGLLASHRTAGTPHPLPKLRGILASPQTAGTPRLPPNCGDSSPPPQTAGTPRLPPNCGDSSPPPKLRGLLASPQTAGTPRLPPNCGDSSPPPELRGLLTPPQTAGTPHLPPNCGDSSPPPNCGDSSPPPKLWGLLTSPKLWELLTFPNCGTPHPPKLWELLTSPNCGAPHPPKLWGLLTSPQTVGTPHPPKLWELLTPPNCGDSSPPRKLWALHTPNLRGLLRLNQIIGFIYKE